A genomic segment from Malaclemys terrapin pileata isolate rMalTer1 chromosome 1, rMalTer1.hap1, whole genome shotgun sequence encodes:
- the LOC128832262 gene encoding olfactory receptor 52K1-like: MPQQDNLSDSNSTGSDPSVFFLTGIPGLESLHLWISIPFSSVFTVALLGNCTLLYVIKTEPSLHKPMFYFLTMLAVIDLVLSTTTMPKILSIFWFNSREISFNGCLVQMFFLHSFSIMQTALLLAMAFDRYVAICNPLRYTTILTNSVIAKIGLAALARAVLLVLPLPFVLRRLPYCGSHVISHCYCEHMAVVTLACANTRFNNIYGIIVAFFIVGLDLMFISLSYVKILRAVLSLASKEEKLTAFGTCVAHLWAILVAYTPVILSSIIYRFGHQVPPHVHILLANFYLLFPPMMNPIVYGVKTKQIRDRVLLLFRGKSF, from the coding sequence ATGCCACAACAAGACAACCTGTCAGATTCCAACAGCACAGGCTCTGATCCATCAGTGTTCTTCCTGACAGGCATCCCGGGGCTGGAATCTCTGCacctctggatctccatccccttctcctcAGTGTTCACCGTGGCCCTTCTAGGAAACTGCACCCTCTTGTATGTTATCAAGACAGAGCCCTCCCTACACAAGCCCATGTTCTATTTCCTCACCATGCTGGCCGTCATCGACCTGGTTTTATCCACAACCACCATGCCGAAAatactgagcatcttctggtttaaTTCCAGGGAGATCAGCTTTAACGGCTGCCTGGTGCAGATGTTTTTCCTTCACTCGTTCTCCATCATGCAgactgctctgctgctggccatggCCTTTGACAGGTACGTGGCCATCTGCAACCCCCTGAGGTACACCACCATCCTGACCAACTCAGTGATAGCAAAGATCGGGCTGGCGGCTTTGGCCCGGGCTGTTCTCCTagtgctccctctgcccttcgTCCTCAGGAGGCTGCCCTACTGCGGGTCCCATGTCATCTCCCATTGCTACTGTGAGCACATGGCCGTGGTCACTCTGGCTTGTGCCAACACCAGGTTCAATAACATCTATGGGATCATTGTGGCTTTCTTCATTGTGGGGCTGGATCTGATGTTCATCTCCCTATCGTATGTCAAGATCCTAAGGGCTGTCTTAAGCTTGGCATCCAAGGAAGAGAAACTCACGGCTTTTGGCACCTGTGTTGCCCACCTTTGGGCCATCTTAGTGGCCTACACACCAGTGATCCTCTCCTCAATAATTTACAGGTTTGGCCACCAAGTCCCCCCACATGTACACATCCTGCTGGCCAATTTCTACCTCCTCTTTCCTCCCATGATGAACCCCATCGTGTACGGTGTGAAAACCAAACAGATTCGTGACCGGGTGCTTCTCCTGTTCCGAGGGAAAAGCTTCTAG